Below is a window of Syngnathus typhle isolate RoL2023-S1 ecotype Sweden linkage group LG12, RoL_Styp_1.0, whole genome shotgun sequence DNA.
caagcaaaaggtttctctccagtgtgggtTCTCATGTGTAATCTCAAAATTCCCTTTCGGGAGAATGTTTTACCACAATCTGAGCAGGCAAAGGGTttttcaccagtgtgggttcttgtatgtGTTTTTAAGCTCTCATTTCTTGAAAAAGTTTGACCACAAACTGAACAGGAAAACGATTTTTCACCAGAGTGTGTTAATGTGTGTAGTCTTAGGTTTCCCTTTTCAGAGAATCTTaaaccacaaactgagcaaacaaaaggcttctctccagtgtgtgttcttttgTGTGTTGTCAAATGACTTCCTTGATAGTATCTTTTGCCACAAATTGAGCAGGCgaaaggtttctctccagtgtgtgttctcgtGTGTGTTACCAAATGAGTTGCTTGAGAGAATCTTTTACCACAAACTAAGCAGACATaaggtttctccccagtgtgtgttcttgtgtgttttgTCAAACCACTTTTGGAAGCAAAGGTTTTCCCACACTCAGAACATTCCCACAGTTTGTTGTCAGTGTGACACATCAGTTCACATTCAGACTGTTCATCATCACCGTCAGTGTTACGAGAGGGTGACATTCTGTCATCCTTATCGAAGAGGTTAtgcgttcttgtgtgtgttgtcaGATTGGCTCTTCGGTTAAATCTTTTACCACAAATTGAGCAGGAAAAACCTTTTTCACCGGTGTGCGTTTTTACATGTGTTGTCAAATGGGTTGCTTGTGAAAATCTTTTACCACAAACCACGCAGGCAAAGGgcttctctccagtgtgtgttcttgtgtgagTTGCCAAATGAGTTGTTTGAGAGAATCTtttaccacaaactgagcaagcaaaaggtttctcccctgtgtgtgttctcatgtgtCGTTTCAAATCCCACTTATAAGCAAACGTTTTCCCACATTGAGAACATTTCCAGGGTTTGTTCTCAATGTGAGCTATTTTATCACATTCAGACTGGTCTT
It encodes the following:
- the LOC133163908 gene encoding gastrula zinc finger protein XlCGF57.1-like, which codes for MHHHIKEKGEMPPNIKKAPAHSHKVKEEQPEPLFNKEEEPPHITEEEEVLQDIKGEEEDEDITSTQVPLKSDNEDESVENRMLAPPGRRASQHMATESDGNHCRESHTDRILAPLSDSDGTTSHSPHTYDDEDQSECDKIAHIENKPWKCSQCGKTFAYKWDLKRHMRTHTGEKPFACSVCGKRFSQTTHLATHTRTHTGEKPFACVVCGKRFSQATHLTTHVKTHTGEKGFSCSICGKRFNRRANLTTHTRTHNLFDKDDRMSPSRNTDGDDEQSECELMCHTDNKLWECSECGKTFASKSGLTKHTRTHTGEKPYVCLVCGKRFSQATHLVTHTRTHTGEKPFACSICGKRYYQGSHLTTHKRTHTGEKPFVCSVCGLRFSEKGNLRLHTLTHSGEKSFSCSVCGQTFSRNESLKTHTRTHTGEKPFACSDCGKTFSRKGILRLHMRTHTGEKPFACSVCGQRFTQKGYLKIHKRIHTGERPFDCTICGQRFSQKGQVKRHKCAGVSNADQ